The Phycisphaeraceae bacterium genome includes a window with the following:
- a CDS encoding thioredoxin family protein, which yields MDASYLRRKFEAGLTYDQYMATGTDDQRKRWQEVYDRVVLTDQQKALLGGFVREVRCLVMSGIWCGDCVQQMPIVEKIAEASGGKVLLRWLDRDEHSDLQDRLMINSGKRVPVVVFAAEDDELVGWFGDKTLARYRIMASQQLGPSCPMPGAAVPAEELAAVTSDWLDQFERVHLLLRLSGRLRKKHAD from the coding sequence ATGGATGCCAGCTATCTCCGCAGGAAGTTTGAAGCCGGGCTGACCTACGACCAGTACATGGCGACCGGGACGGATGACCAGCGTAAGCGCTGGCAAGAGGTCTATGACCGTGTTGTGCTGACGGATCAGCAGAAGGCCTTGCTGGGCGGGTTCGTCCGCGAAGTCCGGTGCCTGGTGATGTCAGGGATCTGGTGCGGGGATTGCGTTCAACAGATGCCGATCGTCGAGAAGATCGCAGAGGCGTCGGGGGGGAAGGTGTTGCTGCGGTGGCTCGATCGGGATGAGCACTCGGACCTTCAGGATCGTTTGATGATCAACAGCGGCAAGCGGGTACCAGTCGTGGTGTTCGCCGCGGAAGATGATGAGCTGGTCGGATGGTTTGGGGATAAGACGCTGGCGCGGTACCGGATCATGGCGTCGCAGCAGTTGGGTCCGAGTTGCCCGATGCCGGGGGCCGCTGTTCCTGCCGAGGAACTCGCTGCCGTCACCTCTGACTGGCTGGACCAGTTCGAGCGGGTTCACCTGCTACTGCGGTTGAGCGGGCGTTTGAGGAAGAAACACGCCGACTGA
- a CDS encoding 3-isopropylmalate dehydratase — MADVIRGKAFVLGDDIDTDQIIPAQYLAYNPSDPEERKYFGMYANVGVPPAQCGLPDGNLRFVEEGQFQSQYSIVIGGRNFGCGSSREHAPLALAEAGVKAVVAEFYARIFYRNCVNGGYCLPLETNDRLIDEIKTGDEVELDVDSSTLRNLTSGKSYELQPLGDAKPIIDAGGVFAYARQTGMLSS; from the coding sequence ATGGCGGATGTAATCCGTGGCAAAGCTTTCGTTCTCGGCGACGACATCGATACGGACCAGATCATTCCGGCCCAGTATCTGGCGTACAACCCCTCCGATCCTGAGGAGCGGAAGTACTTCGGCATGTACGCGAACGTCGGCGTGCCTCCAGCGCAGTGTGGGCTGCCCGATGGCAATCTGCGGTTTGTCGAGGAGGGGCAGTTCCAGAGCCAGTACAGCATTGTGATTGGAGGGCGCAACTTCGGCTGCGGATCGTCCCGTGAGCACGCCCCGCTGGCACTGGCCGAGGCCGGTGTTAAGGCGGTGGTGGCCGAGTTTTACGCTCGGATCTTCTACCGGAACTGCGTCAATGGCGGGTATTGCCTGCCCTTGGAGACCAACGATCGCCTCATCGATGAGATCAAGACCGGCGACGAGGTCGAGCTCGATGTTGATTCGAGCACCCTCAGGAACCTGACCAGCGGCAAGAGCTACGAGCTTCAGCCACTGGGAGATGCCAAGCCGATCATCGACGCTGGTGGCGTGTTCGCTTACGCCCGTCAGACGGGAATGCTCAGCAGTTAG